The proteins below are encoded in one region of Rhododendron vialii isolate Sample 1 chromosome 7a, ASM3025357v1:
- the LOC131333474 gene encoding LOW QUALITY PROTEIN: fasciclin-like arabinogalactan protein 19 (The sequence of the model RefSeq protein was modified relative to this genomic sequence to represent the inferred CDS: deleted 2 bases in 2 codons; substituted 1 base at 1 genomic stop codon): MFTILILSLSSAATATVPEQELESMLTTLRTKGYSLFANAISATNPFTDILAVTSFTFFAPTDSSLHALDMAAMAEDYVATLHCHIVPRSLSVVDLRSLLPSASITTLDPNHDVIQVXRRPVSDIIFVDGVDLVVPGLFYGGEVVVHGFI; the protein is encoded by the exons ATGTTCACCATcctcatactctctctctcctccgccgCTACCGCCACTGTGCCTGAGCAAGAACTCGAATCGATGCTCACCACACTGAGGACCAAAGGCTACAGCCTCTTCGCCAACGCGATTTCCGCCACCAACCCATTCACCGACATCCTTGCCGTGACTTCATTCACCTTCTTCGCCCCCACCGACTCCTCCCTCCACGCT CTGGACATGGCCGCCATGGCGGAGGACTACGTCGCGACCCTCCACTGCCACATCGTCCCCCGCAGCCTCTCAGTCGTCGATCTCCGATCTCTTCTTCCCTCCGCTTCG ATAACAACTCTGGACCCAAATCACGATGTGATTCAAGTTTAGAGGCGGCCAGTTTCTGACATCATCTTCGTCGACGGCGTTGATCTTGTTGTGCCTGGTCTGTTCTACGGTGGAGAAGTAGTGGTTCATGGATTTATTTGA
- the LOC131331772 gene encoding carotenoid cleavage dioxygenase 7, chloroplastic, which produces MLGHTMQVQSCNIIQPISAASPAKSSLPANRVSLPVKTPRAISITAPSDLVSTTDVIDDSTAAFRDYQSLWVSQRSETAAPVTLRVVDGAVPAEFPSGTYYLTGPGLFSDDHGSTVHPLDGHGYLRTFTIDGAKGEVKFMARYIETEAQVEERDPETGRWRFTHRGPFSVLKGGKMVGNTKVMKNVANTSVVRWGGRLFCLWEGGEPYEIESRTLETVGKVDVINGGGDQSASGGGLKADVWDVAAAMLKPILYGVFSMPPKRFLSHYKIDARRNRLMILSCNAEDMLLPRSHFTFYEFDTNFKLVQRREFTIPEHLMIHDWAFTDSHYILFGNRIKLDITGSMAAVCGLSPMISALTVNPSKPTSPIYLLPRFPGAPVDHDHHDQSNRNEIRDWRVPIEAPSQMWALHIGNAFEETTRDHENGNSSSQIQIQASGCSYRWFNFQKLFGYDWQSGKLDPAMMNLNQGKEKLLPHLVQVSINLDSNGNCENCTVKPLNQWSKAADFPVINHEFSGKRNMFTYAATSSGSRQALPHFPFDTVVKLNTLDKSTRTWSVGTRRFVGEPIFVPGSGTQEDDGYILVVEYAVATRRCYLVILDSKRIGEADALAARLEVPKNLNFPLGFHGFWAPS; this is translated from the exons ATGCTAGGCCACACAATGCAAGTCCAGTCCTGCAATATTATCCAGCCAATATCTGCGGCGTCGCCGGCAAAATCGTCACTGCCGGCGAACAGAGTTTCTTTACCGGTTAAAACTCCGCGAGCAATCTCGATCACCGCTCCAAGTGACCTAGTTTCAACCACGGACGTTATAGACGACTCAACGGCTGCGTTCCGAGACTATCAATCTCTCTGGGTGTCGCAGCGCTCGGAGACGGCCGCTCCGGTCACCCTCCGTGTCGTTGACGGTGCGGTACCGGCGGAGTTCCCATCTGGAACGTACTATCTCACCGGACCGGGGCTCTTTTCCGACGATCACGGGTCCACGGTGCACCCTCTGGACGGTCATGGGTACTTGAGAACATTCACAATTGATGGGGCCAAGGGAGAGGTCAAGTTCATGGCTAG GTACATAGAGACGGAGGCTCAGGTGGAGGAGAGGGACCCGGAAACCGGGCGGTGGCGGTTCACCCACCGGGGACCGTTTTCGGTGTTGAAAGGTGGCAAGATGGTTGGGAACACTAAAGTGATGAAGAATGTTGCAAATACTAGTGTGGTGAGGTGGGGAGGGCGGCTGTTTTGCTTGTGGGAAGGCGGAGAGCCTTACGAAATTGAGTCAAGGACGTTGGAGACTGTTGGGAAGGTCGACGTGATCAACGGCGGCGGCGATCAATCGGCATCCGGCGGAGGGCTCAAGGCAGACGTCTGGGATGTGGCTGCAGCAATGTTGAAGCCAATCTTGTATG GAGTGTTTAGCATGCCTCCGAAACGATTCTTATCCCATTACAAGATCGATGCTCGTAGGAATAGACTCATGATCTTGTCATGCAATGCAGAGGACATGTTGCTCCCTCGCAGTCATTTTACCTTCTACG AATTTGATACAAATTTCAAGTTGGTTCAAAGGAGGGAATTCACTATTCCAGAGCACCTAATGATCCATGACTGGGCATTCACCGATTCTCACTACATACTATTTGGCAATCGCATTAAGCTTGATATTACTG GGTCAATGGCAGCAGTGTGCGGGTTATCTCCCATGATATCGGCGCTAACAGTGAACCCTAGCAAGCCTACTTCTCCCATATACTTGCTCCCTCGATTTCCTGGAGCTCCTGTCGATCATGATCATCATGATCAGTCGAACCGTAACGAGATCAGAGATTGGAGAGTACCCATTGAAGCTCCCTCCCAGATGTGGGCACTACACATTGGTAATGCTTTTGAAGAGACGACTAGGGATCATGAGAATGGGAATTCTTCTTCTCAGATTCAAATTCAAGCCAGTGGCTGCTCTTACCGCTGGTTCAACTTCCAGAAATTATTCG GATATGACTGGCAAAGTGGCAAACTTGACCCAGCCATGATGAATCTAAACCAAGGGAAAGAGAAGTTACTGCCTCACCTTGtccag GTGTCAATCAACTTGGATTCAAACGGGAATTGTGAAAACTGTACAGTGAAGCCATTGAATCAATGGAGCAAAGCTGCAGATTTTCCCGTGATAAATCACGAATTCTCCGGCAAACGAAACATGTTCACTTACGCGGCAACTTCGTCCGGTTCTCGACAAGCTCTGCCTCATTTTCCGTTCGATACGGTGGTGAAGTTGAACACTCTGGACAAGTCCACCCGCACATGGTCGGTCGGTACTCGGCGGTTCGTTGGGGAGCCCATTTTTGTTCCCGGTTCGGGTACGCAAGAAGATGATGGTTACATTCTGGTGGTGGAG TACGCAGTGGCAACACGAAGATGCTACCTCGTTATTTTGGATTCGAAGCGGATCGGAGAAGCTGATGCACTCGCTGCAAGACTCGAAGTCCCGAAGAATCTGAATTTCCCCCTTGGTTTTCATGGCTTTTGGGCCCCCTCCTAG